The Primulina huaijiensis isolate GDHJ02 chromosome 6, ASM1229523v2, whole genome shotgun sequence genomic sequence TATTCTGGAGTGGACAATCCGATTCCTatcatttgattatttaaaataatatacgCGTGCAACGCATGTATGTATGTTCATTTCATCTGCGGCCTCTCAAGCTAGCTCCTCAGCTCGCTCCATTGTTACGTTGTTCTTCAAAATCTTCACCAATTAAGTTGCTGAAATATTCctgataatatatataaatataaataaataggcCCTAAGTCATTCTAGATTTTTCCTACCTCCGTGTAGGTCACCCTCCTGCCGTCAACCCGGCTGCCGTGCAGGTTATATTCCCCCAAGCAATTGCAATTTGGGTGGCGGTGAAGCGTTCCCATATCACTGAACATGGATCTTGATGAGATAACAAAATTGGTTGCGGAATTCCGCCTCTCAACTACAAAAGAAACGGATGAACCCTTAAATCTCAATGACGTAGACGTGAAGATCGGTTAGAAAAGCATTGCAAACTGTTTGGTGGCCAAAGTTCTCTCATCAAAGACGATCAACCGCGCGTGAAGTGTTTAAATTGCAAATACCCAGAATACTACAAGCCGCTCGCCCGATCGAGGTAGGTTCCATTGGTAATAACTTCTTCTTATTGGATTTCAAATCTACACAGGATAAATCTCGGGCTCTACGGGGGGGACCATGGAACTTCTTTCGGGACTTGGTGATATTTAAAGAACCCCACGGACTACAAAACCCCAAGACACTGAACTTTGATGAAATCAGCTTTTGGATCCAATGTTATAATTTGCCACTGTTATTCATGAACAAAGAAATCTTGACAAAAGTGGGGAATCAGATCGGGGTCGTAGAGGAGGTCGATGCAAACTCTAATGGATTATCGATGAGGGATTTTGCACGTATTCGGGTGAAGATAGATATCACAAAACCTTTGAAAAAATTCATCCGGATAAATGCTCCCCAAACGGATGAAGACATCATTGCATTAATAGCATATGAAAGACTACCAGATTTCTGCTATAATTGTGGTTGTATTGGACATTCGATCCGGGAGTGTGAGAATCCTATACCAGTCAATGGAAAACTTGAGTTTGGAATCTGGCTACAAGCACCGAACGGGGGAGGCAGGGAGAAGACTAGAAAATTCACACAAAGCAAACCATATAACAGCAGAGACAACTCTCCTCCTATTAATTGTGTAAGGAATGATGAGGCAGACATTGATACTCAAGAAACACAAGTCGGAGTGGGAAATTATGGATTGTTGACTTCACCTATTCAAGAGGAAGAAAGTCCGAGGAAGGAACTCACACGGGACATTGAACCCCTTGCCACGTTCCAGGGCTCAAACAAACATAAACAATCACCAAGTAGTAGCCAGAAGAAATGGAAACGCAGAGCACGGGAGAAAGGTATTCTAGTCACCTCGATACTAGACCAGCACGATAAACATTCTGAGAATATAGGCACGGGGAATCCACGTAACCATCACAGTCCACCAAAGAAGCGAACTATCAGTGAGATCTTGGACCCCATAACAACTGAATCAGCGGCGGTGATTGCGAAGCAACACCGCCGATCACTATGAATTGCATATGTTGGAATGCTCGAGGGCTTGGGAACCAACGAGCATTCCGTGAATTAAAGCGACTCGTCGCAGAAAAGGACCCAACCCTTCTCTTTCTATGTGAAACTAAGATGAAGGGCTCTAACATCCAATGGTGGAAGACTATTCTTTGATTTAATGGCCTATTTGCGGTGGATTGTATAGGTAGGAGTGGTGGCTTGGTGCTACTATGGAAGGACCCTCTCAATATTACAATTCACTCGTACACATCGGGACATATCGACTGTACAGCACAACATGGCGATAAGTTTTGGAGATTCACGGGTTTTTATGGAAACCCAGACACGGGACGCCGACATCTATCATGGAACCTCCTCCGTCGCTTAAGCGGACTTACTGAGCTCCAAGGGTTCCCATGGATTGTGGGAGGTGATTTTAacgaaatttgttttgacaGTGAAAAACAAGGTGGAAACCAAAGGCCTTTGAATCAAATGCGAGCCTTCAGGGACACTCTAGATGCATGCTCATTACAGGATCTCCATAGCAGAGGCGAATTCTTCACTTGGGCCAACCGCCGAGCTTctgataatattatttttgagcgGCTTGATAGATTTGTTGCCACTATTGAATGGAGACTACTGTACCCAACAACACAAGTTCAAACTTTGGAATTTTTTCATTCCGACCATAGACCCATCCTTATTGGTATTGGCGCTTCACAGAGACAAATATCTCGTCACGGACCCATGTTCCGGTTCGAACCTCATTGGGTTACAGAGATCGATTGTATAGATATAGTCACTCAAGGATGGCAAAAAGATGACAAGTCTCTAACATTATCAGAGCGTATCCAGAGTGTTACAACATTTCTAAGGAACTGGGCTGGACATCGATTTAAAGATCTCCCAAAACAGATAAAAACCAAGAGGGGACAACTAAACCGTCTCAGAACTCATGAGCAATGGCAATTGTCTGTAAAAAAAATCAGTGAGCTAGAACGTGACATTGAGAAGCTAGCTACCAAGGAAGAACTGTACTGGAAGCAACGAAGTAGAGTCAACTGGCTCGCCAATGGTGACTGTAATTCGAAATATTTTCATGCATATGCATCCCTCCGGAGATCGAAAAACCATATCAGCGGACTGTTCACAGCACATGGAGACTGGTGTACTGAGCCACGCGGCATGTCTGAAGTCGTGGAACACTATTATTCGAATTTGTTTACAACTAATGCACCGACAGCAGCAGATAGAAGACATATTCTAGACTGTGTTCAACCACAAGTTGACGGGGATATGAATGCTATCTTGTGTTCCCcgtttatggcagaagatatAAGATAAGCAGTGTTTGACATGCATCCAGATAAAGCACCTGGGGCTGATGGACTATCAGTTTTCTTCTATCAAAAATTCTGGGAAGTGGTCGTCACAGAGGTCACAGAAGCTACTTTACAGATTCTCAATGCAGGGAAGACCACGGAGGACTGGAACTCTACTATTGTAACTCTCATACCGAAAATCAAGCAACCAATGACAATGAAAGACTTCCGTCCAATTAGTCTATGTAACGTCTGTTACAAAATAGTGGCCAGAGCTTTGACGAACAGGTTAAGACCTATAATGCACCATATCGTTAATGAATTTCAGAGTGCTTTCATCCCTGGCCGGTTAATATCTGACAACATTGTCCTTGCATTTGAGGCACTACACTGGATACGCAGCAAAAAAAGAGGACAAAAATCATTCGCAGCGCTTAAACTTGATATGAGTAAGCATATGACAGGATAGAGTAGAGTTTCATTGAGGGAATGATGTCTCGGCTCGGCTTTGCGCATACATGGGTGGAGAAGATAATGAGTTGTGTCCGCACAGTCCAATATTCTTTCTCAATAAATGGTGAATTAAGCAACACTGTCATACCAAGCAGAGGCATAAGGCAGGGCGACCCACTCTCACCGTACTTATTTGTTCTATGTGCTCATGGTTTATCATCTGCTCTTCTTGCTTTCGAAAGCAGAAAACTCATTACTGGAATACGTTTGGCACCCTCTTGCCCTTCAATAACCCACTTATTGTTTTGCAGATGATAGCCTCATGTTCTTCAAGGCTACTATGGATAACTGTACTGGGATCCGCACCTGCCTTAACATGTATGAGCGGGTCTCAGGACAACTAATCAATTTTGATAAATCTTCGCTGTCCTTCAACCCAAACACGAATGACAGAGTGAAGGACACCATCAAAACAATGTTAACTATCCCTGTTGTGCAAGGACATGAAGTGTATCTGGGGTTGCCTGTCTTCTCTAGTCGTAACAAGAAGCTACAATTCCGCTATCTAGTGGAGAGAGTAGCGACAAGATTACAAGGGTGGGGGAGCAAAACCTTCTCAAGTAGCGGTAAAGAAACCTTGATTAAGTCGGTGATCCAATCGATTCCAACCTATGCTATGTCCTGCTTTCGTATCCCGAAATCAATATGTGAAGAGATCGAGAGAGCTTGTGCTAACTTCTGGTGGGGTATGGACGTCGGAAAAAATAGAATGCATTGGAAATCTTGGAAAGGTCTTTGCAAACCAAAGTGTATAGGTGGACTGGGCTTCCGCCATCTCGAGACGTTCAACAAAGCACTGCTAGCGAAACAAATATGGCGGGTTTTACAGTTCCCTGAGTCGCTGGTTGCCCGTGTTCTTAAATCACGTTATTATAAACATCAAGATATCTTGCATGCTTCACTTGGAAGTAACCCTTCTTACATTTGGAGATCACTACTGTGGAGTCGCCCCCTCTTGGAAAAAGGCTTATATTGGCACGTACGAAATGGGGAACGAATTGACACTTTTGCAAGTCGATGGATACCTGGCAGGGACGTGCAACCAAAGCCTCCACAGCACATTCATACGTATGACAAAGTCAGCTCCCTTATTCTGAATGGACAATGGAATGAACATATTGTGCTTGAATCTTTTCCTCCTCATGTGGCAGCAGAAGTGTTAGATATTCCGATATACCACTCGAACAACGAGGACTTCATATATTGGGCCTATGATCCAAAAGGTAGATATTCGGTCAGAGAAGGATATAAGAGAGAAATTGGATTCTATGAACCACCGGACCATAGCTCGGAGATGCGCTCAAAGAAGTGGTTGAAATTCATTTGGTCTATGGCGGTACCCCCAAAAGTCCGAGTATTCTGGTGGCGCATTTTGCATAATATAATCCCGACATCAGTCAATCTAATGGCTCACCACGTCCCGGTAACTGGCAGCTGCCCCTTATGCCACTTCGGATATGATACAACAACTCATGCATTATTCTCTTGTTCTGTGGTTAAAGGCTGCTGGAAGACATCTCGTTTTTGGCCCTTGTTGAAACAGGTACAATTTCTGGAAGTGTTTGACATCTTCAGTTGGATGAAGGACAAACTGAGCCGTATGGACTTTGAACTATTCGCTATAAACACTTATGCAATGTGGCGTGAACGACTCAATCTCGTACATAACCAAGGAACACTCGGAAAAGGAATCAGCGTGAATTGGAGTGACGCGATGCTGCGAGAATTCCAAGAGGCCCAACGAGTGAGGTTGCTGAATGGAAAAATTGATACGTCAGGAAACTCACCGAAGACATGGACGGCACCACAGGTTAATGAATTAATGCTAGACGTTGATGCAGCTTATAATGAGAACATGAACAACTTTGCTGTAGGAGGAGTGGTTCGTAACCATGAAGGCCAACCATTGATAGCTTTCGGGACGAAGATTCGGAAGCCTTCTTCGATCGTCTATGGAGAACTGGCCGCCATTGATATAGGAATGAAGATTGCAAGGGAATATAATCTCCTTATCAACCAAATCACATCAGACTCTCTATTGGCAGTGCAAGCAGTCACCCATATAGACGAGGACCTTAGCTATGTTGGTACCTATGCTCAATATATCCGACGATCCTTCAGTGAACATAACGGAACCACCTTAAATCACATTCGGCGTACGGCGAACGTCGTTGCAGATTCACTGGCGTCTTTTGCTATTTCTCACCCGACTTCCTTTACTTGGAAGCCTGGGGACTTTCCTTATTGGTTTGTAAAACTTGTAACCAAGGACATTTTCCAATCTCAATAATACTACAAGTTTTGcgatcaaaaataaataaataggcCCTTGCAGTTGCACCATGCATATATATACGCGTGTGAAACAAATTACAAacctttaatttaatttgtgtCTATTACGtactagtatatatatacatatcaaatcaaactatTTCTGCttcttttaattaataattattccttcttaaaaacataatattataatgTATTCATATGCAGTctcgttattttttttttttaattccttTTCAAAATGTATTCGATCGAATTGGTCGTTTTTCACGTAATAAAAAACTATACTTATCGGAAAAAACTTACTTCAAAGAAATAAGTACTAGGATTTTTtagaatacaatttttttttccaactacttttttttttacctgCTAGCTACCACACGAATATGGGACCTATTTATAGTTAAAGGGGGAAAAGTATATGCAAAAATGAACTTGTATCGCATTAATATTGTAAaattggtggtaattaagatcaaaatattttcatatatatttgttcCCACGANATTAAGACAATTTCAGAGGTTTTAGGTTTAAACTTGTGTGTCAAGAATGGCAATGGCAAGTTTTGCCAAGCTATTTTAAACAGGTTTCCTTGCAAAAGCAAACAACCCTTTTCATACAACACATTTTCCTCCAAAAATCTCTCTTGGAAATATGATTTCTGCCCTTCCTTAaagatcattttttttcttgtataaTCATGCATGATACATACGTCCCTCAGTTTCTACCTTTGTTTATGCTCATTACAGCCTCATAATCTGGTATGATTCAAACAATTTATCTCCTTTAATTTTCATGATCATGATAATTTTGACGGCTAAATACATATATGTTCTATCATTGCTCTCTTTTTCCAGCAGTTCATAGAAGATAGGCTGCAACTTTTTGGCTCAGAACTTATCTTTTTGTCATATTAACAATTAAATCttgattagtattttttttacagGCATTATTTTACTATGGATGATTGCGactttctttcaatttagttttcTTTCTTGAAACAATTCACACGTTGATGATGTTTCCTTCATTGTTTAGCATCACCAGTGTCTTATACTACATTTAATATATAAACCAATGAAGTTCTCGTCCTTAAGAATGCTTTTTGTAAGTTGTTATTCGAGATTATTTGTTCCATGTCATGATTCTGTTTAAACAAATTATATGCTGCCATTGATGTTTTATGTTATCAGATTATAATGGAAGAAGAGACGTTGAACATGCTTTCACGAGAAAACTTGAACAAGAATGAAGAATCTTCAGATTCTAATTGTAGCATCTACATGTCTCATCCATGTAAGCGCTCTCGAGTCGAAAGATTCAAGGGTGTTGTGCCACAGCAAAATGGACACTGGGGAGCCCAAATATACGCAAATCATCACCGAATATGGCTTGGTACGTTTCAATCCGAGATAGATGCTGCTATGGCCTATGACACTGCAGCAATCAGACTTAGGAGCGGGGATTCTCACAGAAATTTCCCATGGACTGGATTAAGTGTTCAAGAACCAAAGTTCCAAAGCCATTTTACCACGGATGCAGTTTTTAACATGATAAGGGATGGATCATATCCATCAAAATTTGCTGAATTTCTAAGGAATCAAAAGGGTGAATTAGAATTAGGCCTTAATTTATCATCTGTTCATGGAGATGGACAATTTTCATGCACCCTGCTTTTTGAGAAGGAACTAACACCAAGTGATGTTGGCAAGCTCAATAGGCTTGTTATCCCTAAAAGGTACGCGGTTAAGCATTTTCCTAATGTCCCCGATCTTAGTGAAGGTAGTTTGGATTCTGAAAGAGTTGATGAAGTTCAGCTTGAGTTTTATGATAGGCAAATGAGATTGTGGAAATTTCGGTACTGTTATTGGAAAAGTAGCCAGAGTTTTGTCTTCACAAGAGGTTGGAACAGGTTCGTCAAGGAGAAGTGCCTGACAGCAAACGACACGATTTCTTTCTACATGTATGAGTGCTGTGGTGGACGTAATTTTGGGCGGTCTTTTTTAGTGATTGACAAAGCAAACAAGGGGAGTTCAAGAATTGAAGACACTACCAAAGAAAAGACATTTCATGGAATGATGGCTTCTACTCCTCGAAGAAACATAGAAGGTATTAGGCTTTTTGGGGTTCAAATTGATTAAGTCAGAGGCCTACGGTTTCGAAAATTCTTGTTTTAATGGATCTTATATATGTTTGTGTAATCTTCTTCATGCTATGTTGTTTATGGCTGATTCCGAGTTGCAGTATTCATAAAAGTGGTCAACCAATCAGTACAGCAAAACTTAAAAGAGCTAATTGAAGTCAGACTTGTGTTTGGATATGCTCCAGATCATTATatattattcaagcatttgtCTTGCCTTACATGGTAGATTTCCCTTGATCGACAAATTTGATTCGTGTTAAAAACACTAGGTGACTGTGTTTTTCCACATTTGACACCATATATAGCATACAGTAGTCATTGCTCAAAaatactcacacacacacacacacacacacacacacacacacatatatatatataacagttCTGCACTGCCTTCCTTGTGGATACACTTGACACCATATATAGCATATAGTAGTCATGTTTCAACTTTTTACGTGGCAAGCATTAAGAATTTGGAATACTGCGGGTAACAAGAAACAACCCTTAAAAAAACCATCTGGATAAAAGACTTCTTTCACTCAACCAAGCAAGCAAGtttttcatacaaaaaaaaaaaattatattaaataaaagtaCTGAAGACGATTATCAAACCTTCCTCCATGAAGAAATCATATATAGAAAATGGAAAGAAAACCCAAGTCAAAGATTAGAAATTTTGCATTAACACAGGAGATAATATTTGTTGGATCATTCGAAGGAAACTAAAACTGAGAAAAGAGTCGGAAAATGAAACAAATCTTGGTagcattaaaatataattaaatgcatCAACAAGAATCAAAATGCGGAAAATTAGGGAGAAAGAAACTCATTTATAAGGTATCAAATTAAATACTAGTAATATCATGAAAGTCATGTGAAAGAAATTACAAAGGAAAATAATTCGACTCTCGTAACTTTGGCCTGCAGAAACTCAACATAAATATAGAATTAATGCTCTTCTTTTCACGGTACCTCTGGCAGAAACTCGACATATACATAGAATTGACTcggtaataataataaaaagtcaTTGCATTCACATTATTTAAAccattttcaaattcaaacaaTGAATGTCATAAAATATTTGAACACAATAATTTGGAAATTATTTTACAGAAATAATTGTCCCGATCCGGACAAATGACAATTATATTTACGCAGNCAATAATAATTCATCATGACTTGTATCAGATAAAACAACCCATCAACTTATatcctaataaaaaaaaaaaaaaagagataccTCACATTCATGAGAAAAAATCTTAAAGAATGAGATACGAACCCTacagatttaaaaataacattgacTGGGGCC encodes the following:
- the LOC140979212 gene encoding AP2/ERF and B3 domain-containing transcription factor At1g51120-like, producing the protein MEEETLNMLSRENLNKNEESSDSNCSIYMSHPCKRSRVERFKGVVPQQNGHWGAQIYANHHRIWLGTFQSEIDAAMAYDTAAIRLRSGDSHRNFPWTGLSVQEPKFQSHFTTDAVFNMIRDGSYPSKFAEFLRNQKGELELGLNLSSVHGDGQFSCTLLFEKELTPSDVGKLNRLVIPKRYAVKHFPNVPDLSEVQLEFYDRQMRLWKFRYCYWKSSQSFVFTRGWNRFVKEKCLTANDTISFYMYECCGGRNFGRSFLVIDKANKGSSRIEDTTKEKTFHGMMASTPRRNIEGIRLFGVQID